A window of Maniola hyperantus chromosome 17, iAphHyp1.2, whole genome shotgun sequence genomic DNA:
aaatacccaattgcccACAATAAGTgaaaagttttgattttttagaaattgtcacctattttaaaaactatatttttcgTGATACACTTATGAACTTGAAATAAATAGTTGCACTTTTAGAGGTTACACAGTAGCCaatttctaaaaactcaaaCTATGTCTAACTTAGAACTCGTTCGTAGTCCCGTTGACGACAAAACTTTTAATATCTGTAATGTTATTTCTCGTGTCAAAATCGGATATCTCCTCTATGAGTATGTCCTCATTGTTGACGGGTATTGGCGGGAACGCTTCCAGAAGTTCACCTAGTTTTCTTCCCGTAGAAAGTATTGTATTCGTTAGGAAGTCATTATCAAGTTTTATATCGTCCTCGAATTTAGTAGATTTGTATGCGTTCTGGTAGTTTTCCTCTTTGACAATGGGCGGTAGGTAGTCTTTCCCGTCTTCGTAGTCGAATTCTAACTTTTTCATCCGCTTTTTGAGGTTAGGTGGCCAGTCCTCGTCTATCGGGAGGTCGACGTATCCGTTGGGAAGGACGTTGCCGTGCTCGAGGCTCTTGACGACTTGGTAATCGTGGTCGGAGTGAGCGCGGTTGAACGTTATAAGTTCATCCATGTTGAATTCTCCGTCGTCTATGACGGTTTCGTCGAGCCCCATTTCTGGAACAAAACACGCATAGAATCAATTATAATATGATTAGAAACTCAATCAATAATAGCTTAtggtatactagcttatgctcgcgacttcgtccgcgtggactacaccaaacccctatttcaccctcttagggcttgaattttcaaaaatcctttctaagcggatgcctacgtcataatagctatctgcatgccaaatttcagcccgatccgtccagtagtttgagctgtacgttgatagattagtcagtcagtcagtcacctttcccttttatatatttagataaacggCGGCGGAGGACTTCCAGAAGGTATACGCTTAGGAACGAATCTACGGTTTCATTTCATTATTCGATTCTTTAATACagaacaatattaaattacaagtctttttatataaaTGTTTTACAACATTACAAACCTATCTGGTCCTATCAACGCATTTGAGTAATCATTTAAATGGCTACTATTAGGTCAGTAGTAACTTCAAGACTTGACCGTTTTGTTTTGCATTGGTGTGCCTTACCATTACCTGTTATCGCTAACATTTTAATAgtaatcaatcatcatcatgatcaacacagcacgggtttcctctcagcaTGAGATAGATTTGGCCAtggcacgctggccatgtgcggattggcagacttcacacacttttgagaacattacggaaaataaatgcgaaagtgtgtctgtcagctagcttttcaaggctcatccgtttaaccgattttgacgtttgtttGTTACAAAGATAGATTTCATCCCGGAATACTTAAATACACGTGGAGGAAGTGACTGGCATTTTCTAGTAACAAATTAAACACAAATACCCTATACATagaatttcatttaaatatagGTAACTGGACTTTCATTATATTATCTTGCGGGATGTTATTTAATAGGTTATCATGACAATAGTTTATCTTTTTGTTTCCAAGACAATTATTTATCTTTCAAGTTTAATAACAAACTTCCCGATcgcaaatataataatatgtgcgtaatttgtttttatattaagtaaagatgatttattaggtactacatTATTTAGAGTCcgtattaggtatataatattatatactatatacaACACGACTTTGTGACAGTAATCTAATCCAGTGTCTATAAGCATACACCAAACACTCCATAGAAGCGAACTGATTTAATTATATGTTTTACTACTACCAGAGCACCGGCCTATCCGCACAAGATCTTTGTCTGTGCGTAGTAGGATTGACTAGGTTTGAGCGAAGCCAATCGAGTAGAACAAGGACAACGCTATACGTAAGAAACATCAgtgatgatgcccgtgacttcgcccgcgtggatttaggttttttaaaatcccgtgggaactctttaattttgcaGAATAAAAAGGATCTCACTCTTCATGTCTcagctatatccatgcaaaagatCGCGTTGACCCGTTGCGGTATGATTgtaggacaagccaacaaacaagtTCAAGTGTAGATTATACAGGCTGTTTTAACGTCGCTAATATCTTTAAATAATCAGAATTTGATTACCCTGTATTTTAGAATTAATTTAATGGCATGCAAATTTACTTCTTATATAGTGTGTGATGttagttagaatagaatataacaattaaatagttaaaaatagatGAAGGTGACATGGACGGTCACGGTCGACTTCACATTTCAACTTGCGTTTTACGTAATTGTAACTTTGTAAGTGAGACGTACCTATCGAGTTATGTAAAGACTTTACTTTATGCCTGATTGGCGTTATACAAGGTAAAAATAGAAGactttatacattatacaagaTGTAAAAACTTATTCACTTTATAAAGGACAAAAATGCCTTACGTACATTTCATAAAGTTAAAGAAACTTGATTTATTGCAAGAAAACGACGCGACGTTTCGTTCTAAAAAACGGCTGAAAAACGACGGGTGTAAAACGGTTATTTGAATAAGTTTTAAGAAAAATCgatttatttaacaaagtaaTTCAGAAATTGATTTTGGTGTTCACTTGGAAATCTTTTCATTGACAGTCTGACAAAGAAACaggattttcaatttattttttattacaaaaaaaactgtaGATGGCTGTATTCATTGAAAGTTAGCtaaaataaatcttaattaCTATTTGGATAATTTTTGATACTTTCTCTTTATTGGTATGTTAAGATCAAGTGGGCTGACATTACACACTTGCCGTGATAATGATATTAAGCTTGCAAAATAACTTGATATAAGAGCAGCTTTAAAGTAGAGCAATTAAAATAAGAAGGACAGTCGTTTCAGTAATATGATATTTGTATatgtggccgaaagtaatgtacatcgacctttagaagtagatagcagatttgtagagcgttgtcccagtcgttgagaccgacaaaacgtcatataggttttagtgacagagacaacgctctacaaagccgaaatgtcattctaaaggccgatgtacattactttcggccgcgtactgtaatgtaattaattaaactttatcACAATGTTTGTTCGGGTGGGgctgaaaaaataaactttttgaaaaaatcgTGGTTATGTTGGCCCCTAAATTacttatagtatttttttagggttccgtacctcaaaaggaaaacggaacccttataggatcacttcgttgtctgtctgtctgtcaagaaacctacagggtacttcctgttgacctagaatcatgaaatttggcaggtaggtgggtcttatagctggctttaggggaaaaatctgaaaaccgtgaattaaggtttagatcacacaaaaaaaaaattgtggtcatgaactaataattagtattttcaatattctaagtaagataattatatcaagtggggtatcatatgaaagggctgtacctgtgcattctaaaaaagatttttattaatttttatgcatcatagtttttgaattatcgtgcaaaatgtcgaaaaaatacgactgtagtacggaaccctcagtgtgcgaaactgactcgcacttggccggttttttatgatttgaaacgCAACTCACTGTTGGTAGCGGAGAGCAGGGCGCGTGTGATGGCGGGCGACGCGGCGCGGTCGGGCGTCTTGCCGCGCACCTCCTCGCGCATGGACGGCAGCGCCACCAAGGCTACTGACAGCAACAGCACGAGCAGACACGTGGCCGGCTGCGCCTTGCCGCTCGAGCCCGATGTTACACCAGTTAACACGTTctgcaataataaaaaataacagttGAGATATTTGTTAAAGTAACCAAACTTATAACCAATACAAAAATCTCATGACAAAGAactactacagtgcgacaaggctatcttggcgcgtggcgaaaaccggaactaacgttgccgtcaagtgtcccctttgttcttgtttgaatattctaagccttagttctccaacagcgcctccaatgtcaatgtcattcaagtgccaagagagccttgtcgcactgtactgcCTGCTTTCTTAAATTAtcttatacaatactagcttatgctcgcgacttcgtccgcgtggactacacaaatttcaaaccactacttcacccccttaggggttaaattttcaaaaaccctttcttagcggatgcctacgtcgaaCGATGAACGATCTATGAGAGCGTCTCCATTCCAGTATAGAACACTCCTTAAATTCGAAAAAGTCTTTATTTCCCTCTCTTTTTCTGATCAATTGCAAATCTATTAATTTCGCGATAGAGTAGACGAATAAGTCAACTATTTCACTATTTGGTCGAGCGATTGCTCCAGCTTACCTGCAATCTCTTCAGCTGTTGTGTCAGGGACTGGTTCTGCGACTGCAGTATCTTTATCCTTCTGATGAGTGTCTGGTTCTCGGCCGTGCACTGTTTGACCCTGGgaacaaaacaatttaattCGTAAATTTCACATACTATGAATGGAACTCTGTGTGTGGGACTCATAAGAAGAACTCATAGAGGaaggaaaaaattaaagatatattttataaataattacatatttttctttaatttttttatgacaaCAAAGCTTTACTCATGAGAAAGTGATCGAATTAGCATTTTTATTAAGGTAGATATACGTGTAGTTATAGTTTCAAGTTGAGTATTATCTGTTCAGCCagcaaaaaaaagtaaaacaagaAATAATTACTAATCTCCTATATAATTTGTAGCCAGTTAAAAACAACGAAATTTACGTctgcaataataattatcacgtAATCAACGGTGATTAAGAACATGACCTCGACGAGATATCGATATGAAAGATAGTAACcaggaaaataatattatttaaatataccaCATTTTATTTGGCAAAATGTAGATGATATTGACTGAGGATTAAATACAAGAGATAATCTAGCTAATTCAGTTgttcataaattaattattatactttaattttttttttgtttatttgaaagtaatcaacagcgtaaatacataattattatttaaatttaaatctaggtataacagaaggccaaaagagattacttaaaattataattataactattttaacagaatagacttagaataaaattatattagatgatgctcgtgacttcatccgcgtggatttaggtttttttaaatcccatgggaattctttaactttccgggatacaaagtaacATAGTAACTTCCACCCGGACGATGTTGCGGCATTAAGCTAATTTTCAATATTCTTAAATAAAAGCTTCCTAAAACCAGTCTAGTCAACCAAAATCAGTGCTATATCCGAGCGAatttctatccgtcatccgtgagaataccagcgattattatcttcgacatatgtcataagctcccatacaaaacaaaaaggtacgtttttttacggactcggatcggataagtgcgtaaccgccgtcaGGGAGCACAGGTATTACGGAATTGCTGGAGAGTCTATAATGTttataaattcttttttttttagcaaAACACCAAAGCGTAATAAATGAAATCCagtcatcatcgtgatcaacccattaccggcccactacagagccgggtctcctctcagagtgagacgggtTTAGGCCATATTCTGCCCCACTGAcccaatgcagattggcagacttcacacaccttcgagaacgtggagaactctcagacatgcaggttagtcctttcgatgttttcctttaccgttaaagcaagtgttatttaattgttttaaaaatgcacataactccgaaaagttagtggtgcgtgcccgggatcgagtccgaaaagaaggcggacgtcttaaccactaggctatcactgcttagaTCCAGTCAttgatacggaatcctaaaaagaataaaaagttAATCTATAcgtattaatattatgatgctACATAAGGAAAAACCatcgatttataaatagccGTTATAACCTATAGTCGTTTTCGCGTGAATCACAAACCCACAAACATGCCACGTAGACAGCGTTCAGTTGGAACTGATGTAAGGTCGACAATCGGGCTGGATTGCATGAGTCGtgagtcatgactcatgactgATGCAAGATACTTTCCTATTTAGTAAGTTAGTTTAGTTAGTTTTCCTGTTTAGTATGACGTTCTTATTTTTGTTGcatttaaattgaaataatttttagacaaaattcatttcattcacTACTTACAACTTGATAATACCTCTGAtaagttttaagtatttatattttattgcaatgttttgctagtaaaatatatttattttgagtaATAGGTATGTgtcttttttcatttttaaaaattatggtATTCGGTATTCGCCGAATACCAAATAATAAACAAAGTGGCTGAATAGGCCAAATTCCGAATATTCGTGGCATCTCTAGTTTCTTTTGCCGATTGTTTTGATTTGTTGCTTAAATTTGTTGTTGCATTGTTGCTTTAGCGTCAAAGAGCCTTTAACataaatttaaataggtacgtattctatttcttaatattttctttgtagAAATATTGTTACAAACTCataatcaaagtcaaatgatttattcaaaataggtaagacgttactcttattgattgtcaaaattgttaatttgtaagatggtaGGAAtgtattacgtaaacttaaaactaaagctacgagggttccaaaagcgcccaggtctgagaagaacccaccatgaaatatttttaaaataacatattCGAGAGCAAATATTCGTGATAATGcagacattgtggctaattccattgtacacaatctctaaactaaactaaaatgtcacgcctaaatctattgctatccctttcataatgttgcttgcggaaaaggatggcactagattttggcctgttaatttagtttagtttagagattgtgtacaagagaatcggccccattgggaTTTTAAAGATAACAACTGTTGAAGTGTTATCTGAATTGAACAATCTTGCGTCACATTTTGGTGATAATGATAACCCACGTTCAGAACCTTCGGAATACTGtgcagtaggtacatatagataATACTAGTTAATTATTACCgattaaaataacataataactaataagttacCCAAGCACCTTGTCATACAGAAATTAAATagaattatgtaataaaaaaagtcataaaatataccataaaaaagaaataggtaCTCAAGTACctaattttagtgacgtcagcactaaactgaaatttcgagctgatggtatatttttattccgtagggcgattgcctaaaacctgcatcaatcattattacaatctcaattgttctgattagctgaatttgtgcgattcttgttgcaacaatgcattgtggccaatagtgagcgagcattaaccaatcagagatgattgcgatcgtgacattgtagctgtcaaacaaccgcggtagggccaccggctaacgtcaaaatgacgtcatttcgatgttaatgcgacatagttccagcgtaatagcaatttgcgggacttataagtacctacataatttatatttcaacacaataatattaattttgtgcATTCGAATAATTTCTTTATGAGTTGCTAAAAATCGACGAGTCCCAGTATTCAAACAGAAAATAACGTTTCTAGTACCGTATTTAGAAAACTGTAGTTAGAGCAGTGTACAGAACAATAATGCTAGGTACCATCTGAACTACAGTACCGAGACGGAACGGTACTTTCACTCTCATTCATTTATTACATACACTCAAGTAgtttttacattattataatactttttgcaataatattatatcaagtgTTAGGATGCCTGACCAATGAAGCGAAGCGGAGGCCggatctgtaccaaatttcgccaaaatcggttgaacgggtgggccgtgaaaggctagcagacagacagatagacacactttcgcattattataatattagtatggataggcaaaggcttgaccacaatcacacctgatggaaagtgatgatgtggccggcctaagatgggacgcgtttacccagaagatgcctattcactcttgttttaaagatacccgagttgtaattggtaggaataCCACATATCGTgaaagagtattccaaaccttaggcATGCCTATGAGgaatgacgcaaaacgtttcgtgcgtgtagatgggccTGACATCTTGCAGTTCGGAAACAGTtcagatttaacaaaatagaaGTAATAATTTGATTGGTTTACTAAATACGTCATCGCTCCGCTTTACTACAGTGGACAGGCGCCCTACGTTGAACCAGAGATCATATTTGTACGAGTTAATCAATGTTaaaacaaagtaggtaagtTCGCGCACAGAGagcgtaatatttttaataattaaacattttttattcctAGTAATTACCTATCTTAGAAAAACCAAACAAATAAATCGTACCTTGATGTGGCGGCCTAGATCTATATTTTCCGATTTAGATGACCGATGATTCAAATAAATACTTTAGAAACtgaacaaaaatatttcttaccTGTCTTCCAATCCATCAACATATTCCTTCTTGCGCTTGCGGGAATCCTGAGCGGAGATCTTATTTCTGATTTTACGCCTGATTCTCTTGAGTTCCCTTTCTTCGTGCTTAGTGAGAGGATAGCTTTGAGGTAAGGTGATGCCCTCCTTTGCTAACAACCGTCTCTCCTCCGCAGTTAGAACGAGACGGGGATACCCGTTCCTGCCGTCGTTGATTTGAGTCTCCTTGTGATCGTCTTCGTCATCACTGTGATCACTGCCTGAGTCATCTACGAAATATTTGATAATTTGAGTTGCGTAATCTTAAATGCTAATGGTTAAAACAGGACAACTGAGTTTGCTACTGTTGTCTTATCTTTCTAAACATAATTTTATCTATCCTGTATACAGCATACGCAGTCAGTCTTACGCAGTTTTATAAAATTGCGTAAGACTGACTGACCAACATATCAACGTGTAGCCACAGAATACATAGTACAGTAAGGTATAGTTACCAACCCAATATACTACACATCCAGTATATACATGTATATTCATACTGAGTTTACATGTATTGTGTTAGTATTTACATGTTTGTTCTCTGTATAATGTTTACCTTATCTCTctcattaaaaacattttttcaaaGCCTGAATGAAGCTGGGTAATTTGTTTGATCTGTGTTATTTATTAGATATatgttatgaaaaatatttataatatatatcattagtcaagtaggtacactatattttatcaatttttacaaaggtaaaatcggtttagtataTCGAGGATCaataaatgtttttatagagATAAAAATTGAAGTCTCAGACATATTATGTCGTTATTAATAGAAAAAGTCGAGTTCGGAATGTACTACGACGCATATTATTTATCGTCGATAAGTTTATATTCGAAACCGGTACTACTTAGCTCATAAAAAGGCAAGCGGAACTAAAATGTAACCACTTTAATTGAGAATGCAtaacctactacctaccaagCCTAGTAAACCGTTTTTAAGCGAATAATTGTTTAAGCACTTCTTTCCACATTTTTTTACAAAGGGATTTATCAACACTAACTTAGTCCGCGTTTTAAGAGGTCCCTTCGAAATctctcaaaattatttttagtggGAGACTACGTTATGGAAAGAACCTAcatgaaaaattctttctttaattacagttagaatATCTGCTATAAATATACCGAATGTCATCCATACTAGGATAATGTGTCATGTACACCTTAAACGACAAAATGGCGTAGCGAGTTCAATAAtaccataaaaatatttacacagTACAA
This region includes:
- the LOC117989972 gene encoding uncharacterized protein isoform X1, coding for MTRNNDEMNKILEYLSINDEGFDQGVNSSKIEKMDCFPPENILSDSWQAPDDLLENIFSLDQGSLNFLEESLPDFNLPTDISQPEGLSSSCSDSGLSSDPAEFDFEQQLSPFLIQNSCDEDVPTTVLDPMSPGDVQDVIIQDTSDSNSSTEQDTFDMLDFEQNVMPGFINSNTFQNNNGNVGRKRRLSQTPQAVQPKVQKPTIRLPAASVQKPQLVVKAQPQKPFKLTNVQVINPQTKVYSKPVESVAPQRRVIRVAPMNGNPRSILLPVTFKDMKDLKSIKIINAADLKNASNIKIAAANLLSQSKLQDLKMDSRDDRDYEQNGSHLDDSGSDHSDDEDDHKETQINDGRNGYPRLVLTAEERRLLAKEGITLPQSYPLTKHEERELKRIRRKIRNKISAQDSRKRKKEYVDGLEDRVKQCTAENQTLIRRIKILQSQNQSLTQQLKRLQNVLTGVTSGSSGKAQPATCLLVLLLSVALVALPSMREEVRGKTPDRAASPAITRALLSATNKMGLDETVIDDGEFNMDELITFNRAHSDHDYQVVKSLEHGNVLPNGYVDLPIDEDWPPNLKKRMKKLEFDYEDGKDYLPPIVKEENYQNAYKSTKFEDDIKLDNDFLTNTILSTGRKLGELLEAFPPIPVNNEDILIEEISDFDTRNNITDIKSFVVNGTTNEF
- the LOC117989972 gene encoding uncharacterized protein isoform X2, giving the protein MDRKLDLLSLFESDSWQAPDDLLENIFSLDQGSLNFLEESLPDFNLPTDISQPEGLSSSCSDSGLSSDPAEFDFEQQLSPFLIQNSCDEDVPTTVLDPMSPGDVQDVIIQDTSDSNSSTEQDTFDMLDFEQNVMPGFINSNTFQNNNGNVGRKRRLSQTPQAVQPKVQKPTIRLPAASVQKPQLVVKAQPQKPFKLTNVQVINPQTKVYSKPVESVAPQRRVIRVAPMNGNPRSILLPVTFKDMKDLKSIKIINAADLKNASNIKIAAANLLSQSKLQDLKMDSRDDRDYEQNGSHLDDSGSDHSDDEDDHKETQINDGRNGYPRLVLTAEERRLLAKEGITLPQSYPLTKHEERELKRIRRKIRNKISAQDSRKRKKEYVDGLEDRVKQCTAENQTLIRRIKILQSQNQSLTQQLKRLQNVLTGVTSGSSGKAQPATCLLVLLLSVALVALPSMREEVRGKTPDRAASPAITRALLSATNKMGLDETVIDDGEFNMDELITFNRAHSDHDYQVVKSLEHGNVLPNGYVDLPIDEDWPPNLKKRMKKLEFDYEDGKDYLPPIVKEENYQNAYKSTKFEDDIKLDNDFLTNTILSTGRKLGELLEAFPPIPVNNEDILIEEISDFDTRNNITDIKSFVVNGTTNEF